The following nucleotide sequence is from Candidatus Korarchaeota archaeon NZ13-K.
CCTCCAGTGTCTCCCTCGTCGCCTTGAGATCCAGGAGGATCGACTCCCTGTCCCTCTTTATGTAGAGCACGCCCACCCTCTCGAACACCTCATCGGCATCTGGGAGTTTTTCAAGCCTCTTTATAGCCTCGTCCACGGAGCTGTACTCCGATCTAAGGCTTGCCAGCTGCACTAAGACCTGATTCAGCTCGGCCAGTATCTCCTCAGCCTTGGCCTGGAGGTACTCATCCGATGACATGGTCCCTCCCGGTTAACCCCTCGGCGCTTATATAATACCTACCTCTCGAGCTCCACCAAGATCCCCCGCTCCATGGCCAGGCACTCGGAGTTGCCCGTGCAGCTGGGAAGATCCTCCGGCTCGTAGCCCGGCTTCACCTCCGAAAGCTCGAATCCCATCATGAGAAGGCTGATCAGAGGTCTCAGGCATTCTCCCAGTTCATCGCAGCAGGAGATGAATGCGTATCCATCGCTCTCAACGGAGATCCTCTCTATGACCTTGGACACCTCCCTGATCCCGAGCAGGCAGATCCCGACCTCGTAGGAGAAGTTATCAGAGATGTTGACGCCGTGCCGGAATGACCTGATCGCCCTTAGGGCGGCCATCACTAGGTGCCTGAGTGAGTGGAAGGAGGTGCTGGGCAGGAGGGCGACGCTCCCACTCAGCCTAGGGGGAGGCCCTCCCCTCAGGCCCGCCACTAGGAGGTACTTCCCACCGATGCTGAACAGCTTGGGCTCGGCCGGCAAGATCATCGGTCGCTTCTGGGACTTCAAAAATAAAAAGGTCAGCTCAGGACGGCCCTTATCGCCTGCTCGAATATGTCCAGCCCGAGCTTGGCCTGCTCCTCCGTCATCACGAGGGCCGGGATTATCCTTATCGTGCTGGCCCCGCATGGGAGCATGACAAGGCCCCTCCTCAGGGCCTCGAGCACTATCCTATCCCTCTCACTCCTAGCGTACTCCTTGGTCCTCCTGTCCCTGACGAACTCCACACCCCAGGCCAGCCCGATTCCCCTGACGTCCCCGATCTTCTCATACTTCTCCTTCATCTCGTTGAGCCTCTCCCTGAAGATCGTCTCTAGCTTAGCCACGTTGGGCAGCAGCCTCTGGACGACGTTTATTGTGGCTATTGCTGCCGCGCAAGCGATGGCATTTCCCCCGAAGGTGTTGCTGTGGGCTCCAGATACCCCGAAGTCCAGATCGCTCCTGTACACGGTGGCCCCTATCGGGATCCCACCGCCCAGCGACTTGGCCAGCGTCAGTATGTCGGGGGCCACCCCGAAGTGCTCTATCGCGAACATCTTCCCGGTTCTTCCCATGCCCATCTGAACCTCATCATCCACCAGGAGGATCCCGTGCTTGTCAGCGAGCTTCTTCAGCTCCGAGAAGAAGCTCCTTGGGGGGACCACGTAACCTCCCTCGCCCTGCACGGGTTCGAAAACGAAGGCAGCCACCTCCTCAGGGGGAACGTATCTGTTGAGCATGTACTCCTCTATGAACTCTATGGTCCTGCTGACGAGCTCCTCGGGGTTCTCATAGCCGTCTATGTGCCAGGGGTTCCTATAGGGGTTGGGGTAGGGTGCGTGGTAGACCCCGGGCATCGTCGGGAAGAACCTGGAGCGCTGAGTTATCTTGCTCGCGGTGAGGCTCAGGGCACCCATTGTCCTGCCGTGGAAGGCCCCTATGAACCCTATGAAAAGCCTCCTCCCAGTGCTCCATCTAGCCACCTTGATGGCTGCCTCATTGCTCTCGGCCCCGCTGTTGCTCAGGAACGTCTTCTTTGGGAAGCTCCCTGGGGCTATCTCGTTCAGCCTCTCAGCGAGCTCCACCTGCTTCTCAAGGTAGAAATCAGTACCGGCCGCATGCCATATCTTCCCTAACTGCTCCTCTATCGCCTTCTGGACCTCGGGGTGCCTTATCCCCACGTTGTTAACACCTATACCCGTCGCGAAGTCTAGGTAAACGTTACCGTCCACATCCCAGATCCAAACCCCCTCCCCCCTCTCTATCACGAGGGGCATGAACTCCGGGTCATTAGTCGTCGTGGCCATCGCCTTGTGGTGTCGCTCTATGATAGCCCTACCCCTCGGGCCCGGAACCTTTGTTACGATCTTCGGACCGATCATGTCAACCATCAAAAATCACCACGACGAAGTGCCGGTATCCCTATATATTCATGCCCCTCTCACCTGTGAAGGTAGCATGACTTCTTATCGGTATCAGATTAAATAAAACATTTTTAACATATATTCAAAGTAAAAATGAATGACAAAATCCGCGGGATGGCGACATGCTTGTCCTCGAGCTTCACTTAGTTACCACGTGGTAAATTTATAAAGATGTGCATCCTCTACTCCCAGTGATGGCATGTCCACTCTGGAGGAGAGGAAGGAGATCGTCAAGAGTGTGATAAGGTTGCTGCACAGCGGTGCCAACTTGGAGGAGCTGAAGAGCAGGTACGGTGACCTCCTGTTGAGGATATCTCCGCTGGAGATCCCCTTGATAGAACAGGAGCTCGTGAGGGAGGGGTTAAGCGTCAGGGAGATCTTGAGCCTCTGTGATCTCCATGTAGCCCTCTTCAGGGAGAGCCTGGCGAGCAGGGAGCTTCAGGGCGTCCCCAGAGGGCATCCCGTTGACCTCCTGATGAGGGAGAACGGGCTCATCATGAGACTGGCCGAAGCCCTGGGCGTCTACGCCCAGTCGCTGTCCGGAGCCGGTGGGGTGGAGGTAAGGAGCGCTCTGGAGTCCATAGAGAGCCTGATCAGAGATTTAAAGGGGATAAGGTCGCACTACAGGAAGAATCAGATGCTGATATTCCCCTACCTCGAGAGGAGAGGGATAACAGCCGTTCCTAGGGTTCTCTGGGGGAGGGAGGATCAGGTCATGGTGAAGCTTAGGGAGCTGGAGGACCTCCTGGCCGAGGCCAGGGAGGATGAGGGGAAGCTCGCTGAGGTCCGCTCCAAAGCCATGGAGGTCTCACAGGAGATCCTGGACCTCGTCTTCAGGGAGAACAAGATACTCTATCCGGCCTGCTGGGCCCTGCTCTCCGAGGGGGAGTGGGCGGCCGTGCACGAGGTGGCCAAGGAGATGGGCTACCTCGTCGAGGCGGGGGAGGAGTGGTTCCCCAGCGCTGACCCCGTGTATCCCTGCCAGATCGATGGCAGGGTGAGCGAGGAGCAGATACAGAGGCTCCCAGCCGAGTTCAGGGCTGCTATGGGATCTCTCATTCCGGATGATTACGAGGTTAGGAGGGATGGGGACTTGGAGCTATCAAGCGGATTCGTGAGCGTGAGGGAGCTCGAGGGCGTGATGAGGTCCCTACCCCTCGAGGTGACATTCGCCGACGCAAACGACAGGGTGAGGTTTTACTCCGAATCGGTGTTCAGGAGGGGATTCATTCGCACCAAGACCATAATAGGGAGGAACCTCCGGTTCTGCCATCCGCGCAGGCTGGAGAACTACGTGATGCTGAACGTCAGCAAGATAAAGAGCGGGGAGTTCCCCCACAGGGAGTTCTGGACGAGGCTGGGGGACAGGATCCTGAGGGTCATAGTCTCCGGCGTGAGGGATGAGGAGGGGAGATATCTAGGCACGCTGGAGGTGGTGGAGGATCTCACGGACGTCCTTAACAATCCAGATGAGATAAAGAAGAAGATAATGGTGCTATGAAATGAGAAGCCCGTTCTACATAGCTGACAGGTACCTAATACCTTCCCTCTACAGGCTCCTCTCCGTCAAACTGAGGGAGAAGGGTCTGCTGGAGCTCGAGATAGCTAGGGAGCTTGGCGTCTCAGCGGCCGCCATCTCAAGGTACCTCAGGCTCAAGAGGGGAGGCCTCAGGGTCGAGGAGATAGGGGAAGCCTCCAAGATGGTCGAGGACCTCGCTGAGTCCATAGTCAGGGGTGAGAGGGTGAATGTCGATGAGGAGATTCACGTGATAGCCTCTAAGTTGATGGCAAGAAAGCTCCTCTGCGACCTCCACGGATCGATCTACCCTAGGTTGGATCCGGCCACCTGTAGGGTCTGCTCTAGGATATTCCGCTGACGCCTCGGCCGGCGAAAGGGTTATAGCTAACACCATACATCTCATCTAGGGAGAGGGGGCCGGGGGTTACGGCCGTAGGGCTGGGGAAGGTCCGCCCACATCCCCAGCGCCGCCCCTCCGCAAGGAGGCATCCCGAGAGGGATGGGAAGGCCCACAGAAACGACACGTCCCCAGGGACATGACCGTGATGCCGGCGAGGCTGAGAATCCCTGGGGGACCGGTGAAACGGGGCCCCGGCGGCGTGCAAGCCGGTTCCCGCTGTGAGATGCTGGGGCGAGCGGGAGGTAGGCGCTGAGCCCAATCCCCCCAGTACAGAAGGCGGACTATGGCCCCAACTCCCCCAATACCATGCCCGCCTTGGGTCTCAAATCATCTTGCTCCTGAGCCCTCACCGAAACTTTGTATGCGGTCATAATACCCTCCTCCTGCGAGGGATGAGGCCAGGAGGACTCTCCGAAGCCCTATGTAATTTGGAGACGGCCAAGATCCTACATGAGCATGGAAGATACAATGCGACATACTTCTACGCCTACCAGACAGCTGAAATGGAGGTGGAGGCCCTCATGATCAGGAAAAATGAAGCTACTTGGGCTAAGGCATGAGGGTGCCGCTTGAGAGTTACTCCCAGAGAGCGGTGAGGAAGCATTCTTCCTGCTTCCCAAGACCAGGGAGCTGGACAGGCATTATGTGACATCTAGATCCATCGTACCATCAGGCGCTTCAGATTCGCACCCTGAACCTCCCTGACCCAGCTCCTCACGAACTCAATCTCGAGACCGCTCCTCCCTCTGCTGCGCCCGAGCGACCGCCACTCCCGGCTCCTCAGTGAATCACTCATTATCACGGCCGATTGATTTAACATTCGCATATCCTCTAACGGTTGGCCTCATCCTACCTGAACCATGAGGGGTCGGATCGTAAAATTTTACTGCCCTTCCGCAACCAAATTGATGGTATACCTTCACATCCGAGAGTCCGATCCCCCGGGATCTCCTCTCCAGCCACCGACTCTGTAGCGCCTTCAGGAGCCGCGCCATTAGCGCTTCCACAGGTCTTTTACCAAGGATGCGGCCTAGGAGATCGAGAGCTGAGCGATCTCGGATGCGGTGGACTCGCTCCCCATGGAGGTCTTGAGGCTCCTCCCAGCGCAGAGGTCGTCGGGGGATTTATCTTTGGTTACGATGGGGCT
It contains:
- a CDS encoding HEPN domain-containing protein, whose amino-acid sequence is MRPGGLSEALCNLETAKILHEHGRYNATYFYAYQTAEMEVEALMIRKNEATWAKA
- a CDS encoding acetyl ornithine aminotransferase family protein, which produces MIGPKIVTKVPGPRGRAIIERHHKAMATTTNDPEFMPLVIERGEGVWIWDVDGNVYLDFATGIGVNNVGIRHPEVQKAIEEQLGKIWHAAGTDFYLEKQVELAERLNEIAPGSFPKKTFLSNSGAESNEAAIKVARWSTGRRLFIGFIGAFHGRTMGALSLTASKITQRSRFFPTMPGVYHAPYPNPYRNPWHIDGYENPEELVSRTIEFIEEYMLNRYVPPEEVAAFVFEPVQGEGGYVVPPRSFFSELKKLADKHGILLVDDEVQMGMGRTGKMFAIEHFGVAPDILTLAKSLGGGIPIGATVYRSDLDFGVSGAHSNTFGGNAIACAAAIATINVVQRLLPNVAKLETIFRERLNEMKEKYEKIGDVRGIGLAWGVEFVRDRRTKEYARSERDRIVLEALRRGLVMLPCGASTIRIIPALVMTEEQAKLGLDIFEQAIRAVLS
- a CDS encoding DUF438 domain-containing protein → MSTLEERKEIVKSVIRLLHSGANLEELKSRYGDLLLRISPLEIPLIEQELVREGLSVREILSLCDLHVALFRESLASRELQGVPRGHPVDLLMRENGLIMRLAEALGVYAQSLSGAGGVEVRSALESIESLIRDLKGIRSHYRKNQMLIFPYLERRGITAVPRVLWGREDQVMVKLRELEDLLAEAREDEGKLAEVRSKAMEVSQEILDLVFRENKILYPACWALLSEGEWAAVHEVAKEMGYLVEAGEEWFPSADPVYPCQIDGRVSEEQIQRLPAEFRAAMGSLIPDDYEVRRDGDLELSSGFVSVRELEGVMRSLPLEVTFADANDRVRFYSESVFRRGFIRTKTIIGRNLRFCHPRRLENYVMLNVSKIKSGEFPHREFWTRLGDRILRVIVSGVRDEEGRYLGTLEVVEDLTDVLNNPDEIKKKIMVL